A region from the Irregularibacter muris genome encodes:
- the rpsC gene encoding 30S ribosomal protein S3 produces MGQKVNPHGLRVGVIKDWNARWYAKDKDFADLLIEDQKIREYIKKSQYDAGISSIEIERAANRVKIHIHTAKPGMVIGRGGSGIEVMRKAIEKMTSKNILINIIEVKNVEVDAQLVAENIASQLERRISFRRAMKQSIQRAMRNGALGVKTAVAGRLNGAEMARTEGYQEGNVPLQTLRADINYGFAEANTTYGKLGVKVWINKGEVLPTKKENVEEGKK; encoded by the coding sequence GTGGGCCAAAAGGTTAATCCACATGGTTTAAGAGTCGGAGTAATTAAAGATTGGAATGCAAGATGGTATGCTAAAGATAAGGACTTTGCAGACCTATTGATAGAAGATCAAAAGATTCGTGAATATATAAAAAAGAGTCAATATGATGCAGGGATCTCTAGTATAGAAATAGAAAGAGCTGCAAACAGAGTGAAAATCCATATTCATACTGCTAAACCTGGAATGGTTATTGGTAGAGGTGGATCTGGCATTGAAGTCATGAGAAAAGCAATTGAAAAAATGACGAGTAAAAATATACTCATCAACATTATTGAAGTAAAAAATGTAGAAGTAGATGCTCAATTGGTGGCAGAAAATATTGCTTCTCAATTGGAAAGAAGAATTTCCTTTAGAAGAGCGATGAAACAGTCTATTCAAAGAGCAATGAGAAATGGAGCTTTAGGGGTAAAAACAGCTGTTGCCGGAAGATTAAATGGAGCAGAAATGGCTAGAACAGAAGGATATCAAGAAGGTAATGTGCCATTGCAAACCCTAAGAGCTGACATTAATTACGGATTTGCAGAAGCAAATACAACCTATGGTAAATTAGGAGTTAAAGTTTGGATTAATAAAGGCGAAGTTCTTCCAACAAAAAAAGAAAATGTTGAAGAAGGGAAGAAATAG
- the rplV gene encoding 50S ribosomal protein L22 has protein sequence MEARAIAKHIRISPRKVKIVIDLIRGKNLGEALNILSLTPKAASEPVAKLLRSAAANAENNYDMNVDSLYVAEIQANQGPTLKRFRARAQGRGTQILKRTSHISVVLKERE, from the coding sequence GTGGAAGCAAGAGCCATTGCAAAACACATTAGAATATCACCACGAAAAGTGAAAATCGTCATAGATTTGATAAGAGGTAAAAACCTCGGAGAAGCATTGAATATTTTAAGCCTTACACCTAAGGCAGCATCTGAACCAGTAGCTAAACTACTTCGTTCAGCAGCAGCAAATGCAGAAAATAATTATGATATGAATGTAGATAGTCTATATGTAGCAGAAATACAAGCAAATCAAGGACCTACATTGAAACGCTTTAGAGCTAGAGCACAAGGAAGAGGTACACAAATCTTAAAAAGAACAAGTCATATTTCAGTTGTATTAAAAGAAAGAGAGTAA
- the rpsS gene encoding 30S ribosomal protein S19, whose amino-acid sequence MGRSLKKGPYVDERLLKRVEELNQKGEKKILKTWSRNTTLFPQMVGHTIAVYDGRKHVPVYVTEDMVGHKLGEFAPTRTYRGHADKSEKTSKVR is encoded by the coding sequence ATGGGTAGATCATTAAAAAAAGGACCTTATGTTGATGAGAGATTGCTAAAAAGAGTAGAAGAGTTAAATCAAAAAGGTGAAAAGAAAATATTAAAGACCTGGTCAAGAAATACTACATTATTCCCACAAATGGTAGGACATACTATTGCAGTATACGATGGAAGAAAACACGTACCTGTATATGTAACTGAGGATATGGTAGGACATAAACTAGGTGAATTTGCACCAACAAGAACCTATAGAGGTCATGCAGATAAATCAGAAAAAACTTCTAAAGTTAGATAG
- the rplB gene encoding 50S ribosomal protein L2: MGIKKYKPTSPGRRNMRVSTFEEITKTEPEKSLLETINRTGGRNNYGRMTVRHRGGGEKRQYRIIDFKRNKDEIPAKVASVEYDPNRSAHIALLHYVDGEKRYILHPKGLKVGDTVVSGPNADIKVGNALPLKNIPVGTVIHNIELKVGKGAQMVRSAGNSAQLMAKEGDYAQVRLPSGEVRMVRVECRATIGQVGNVEHENIRIGKAGKSRHLGYRPTVRGVVMNPVDHPHGGGEGRSPIGLPTPVTPWGKPTLGYKTRKKNKHSDKYIVRKRKQK, encoded by the coding sequence ATGGGCATTAAAAAATACAAACCAACTTCCCCTGGACGTAGAAATATGAGGGTTTCTACCTTTGAAGAGATTACCAAAACAGAACCTGAAAAATCTCTATTAGAAACCATTAATAGAACCGGCGGAAGAAATAACTATGGTAGAATGACTGTTCGACACAGAGGTGGCGGAGAGAAAAGACAATACAGAATTATTGATTTCAAGAGAAATAAAGATGAAATACCTGCAAAAGTAGCTTCTGTAGAGTATGATCCAAACCGTTCAGCACATATTGCACTACTACATTATGTAGATGGAGAAAAGAGATATATTCTACATCCAAAGGGATTAAAAGTAGGAGATACTGTTGTATCTGGACCAAATGCTGACATCAAAGTGGGTAATGCCCTACCTTTGAAAAATATACCCGTGGGTACTGTAATTCACAATATCGAATTAAAAGTAGGTAAAGGCGCACAAATGGTTAGATCAGCAGGAAACTCTGCCCAACTAATGGCAAAAGAAGGCGACTATGCACAGGTTAGACTACCATCCGGAGAGGTGCGTATGGTTCGTGTGGAATGTCGTGCAACCATTGGTCAAGTAGGAAATGTTGAACACGAGAATATAAGAATAGGTAAAGCAGGTAAATCTAGACATTTAGGATACAGACCTACAGTACGTGGGGTTGTAATGAACCCAGTAGATCACCCACATGGTGGTGGAGAGGGTAGATCCCCAATCGGATTACCTACACCTGTTACTCCATGGGGCAAACCAACTCTTGGATATAAAACCAGGAAGAAAAATAAGCATAGTGACAAATACATTGTCAGAAAAAGAAAACAAAAATAA
- the rplW gene encoding 50S ribosomal protein L23: MMKNAHDIIIKPIITERSMDDMADKKYTFKVDKRANKVEIKKAMEEIFNVKVLKVNTMNMVGKVKRMGRYEGKRPDWKKAIIQLTEDSKEIEFFEGM; this comes from the coding sequence ATAATGAAAAATGCACATGATATCATCATTAAGCCAATAATCACTGAAAGAAGTATGGATGACATGGCGGATAAAAAATACACTTTCAAGGTAGATAAAAGAGCAAATAAGGTTGAAATTAAAAAAGCCATGGAAGAAATTTTTAATGTAAAAGTTTTAAAAGTAAATACCATGAACATGGTAGGCAAGGTGAAAAGAATGGGTCGTTATGAAGGAAAGAGACCAGACTGGAAGAAGGCAATTATTCAACTTACAGAAGATAGTAAGGAAATTGAATTTTTCGAAGGCATGTAA
- the rplD gene encoding 50S ribosomal protein L4, which translates to MPKVDLLNMGGQQVGEIELSDSVFGIEVNEAVLHQVVKAQLANRRQGTQSAKTRAEVRGGGRKPWRQKGTGRARHGSIRSPLWTKGGVVFAPKPRDYSQAVPKKVKRLAMKSALSSKVADNEIVVLDELAMENPKTKEMLAILNNINAGEKALIVLPGKNEVIEKSARNLPNIKSTLVNTLNVYDILRYDKLVITKEAVSLVEEVYA; encoded by the coding sequence ATGCCAAAAGTAGATTTATTAAATATGGGTGGACAACAGGTAGGAGAGATTGAATTAAGTGATAGCGTATTCGGTATAGAGGTTAATGAAGCTGTTCTTCATCAAGTTGTAAAAGCCCAATTAGCAAATAGAAGACAAGGAACACAATCTGCCAAAACTAGAGCTGAGGTAAGAGGCGGAGGTAGAAAACCATGGAGACAAAAAGGTACAGGTAGAGCTAGACATGGTTCCATACGTTCTCCACTTTGGACTAAGGGGGGAGTAGTTTTCGCTCCAAAGCCAAGGGACTACAGCCAAGCTGTTCCAAAAAAGGTAAAGAGACTTGCTATGAAATCAGCATTGTCTTCCAAAGTAGCAGATAATGAAATTGTTGTATTAGATGAATTAGCTATGGAAAATCCAAAGACTAAGGAAATGTTAGCGATTCTAAATAATATTAATGCAGGTGAAAAAGCACTTATCGTATTACCAGGAAAAAATGAGGTAATCGAAAAATCAGCTAGAAACCTTCCTAATATAAAAAGTACCTTGGTGAATACATTGAATGTATATGATATCTTAAGATATGACAAATTAGTCATCACTAAGGAAGCAGTATCCCTTGTTGAGGAGGTGTATGCATAA
- the rplC gene encoding 50S ribosomal protein L3, with protein MNKAILGKKVGMTQIFSEEGQLIPVTVVEAGPCLVVQKKEEEKEGYSSVQLGYGDIKERRVNKPSKGHFDKAGIAYRKYLREFRLANASEYEVGQEVKVDIFQVGDKIDVTGTSKGKGFAGVIKRWNQHTGPMAHGSKYHRSPGSMGGSSSPSRVFKGKKLPGQMGNKTITVQNLEIVRVDAENKLLLIKGAVPGIKGTLLSIKDTVKNKK; from the coding sequence ATGAACAAAGCAATTTTAGGTAAAAAAGTGGGTATGACTCAAATCTTCAGCGAAGAAGGTCAATTAATCCCTGTAACAGTTGTAGAGGCAGGACCTTGCCTAGTGGTACAAAAGAAGGAAGAAGAAAAAGAAGGATATAGTTCTGTTCAACTTGGCTATGGCGATATAAAGGAAAGAAGAGTCAACAAGCCAAGCAAAGGCCATTTTGACAAAGCAGGTATAGCCTATAGAAAATATCTAAGAGAATTTAGATTGGCAAATGCTAGTGAATATGAAGTAGGCCAAGAAGTTAAAGTAGATATCTTCCAAGTGGGGGATAAAATAGATGTTACTGGTACTTCCAAAGGTAAAGGCTTTGCTGGAGTAATCAAGAGATGGAATCAACATACAGGACCTATGGCACATGGTTCCAAATATCATAGATCCCCAGGTTCCATGGGTGGTTCATCATCTCCATCAAGAGTTTTCAAAGGGAAAAAGCTACCAGGACAAATGGGTAACAAAACAATCACAGTGCAAAACTTAGAAATTGTAAGGGTAGATGCTGAAAATAAACTATTACTTATTAAAGGTGCAGTACCTGGTATTAAAGGTACTTTACTATCCATCAAAGACACTGTAAAGAACAAGAAATAG
- the rpsJ gene encoding 30S ribosomal protein S10, giving the protein MAKQKIRIRLKAFDHKVLDQSAEKIVETAKRTGAEVSGPVPLPTEKEIITILRAVHKYKDSREQFEMRTHKRLIDILSPTPKTVDSLMRLDLPAGVDIEIKL; this is encoded by the coding sequence ATGGCAAAACAAAAAATTAGAATTAGGCTAAAAGCATTTGATCACAAAGTGTTGGATCAATCTGCAGAAAAAATTGTAGAAACTGCAAAGAGAACAGGAGCAGAGGTTTCAGGACCTGTGCCACTTCCTACTGAAAAGGAAATTATCACAATTCTTCGTGCAGTACACAAATACAAAGACTCTAGAGAGCAGTTTGAAATGAGAACTCATAAAAGACTAATTGACATTTTAAGTCCAACACCAAAGACAGTGGATTCTTTAATGAGATTAGATTTACCAGCAGGTGTGGACATAGAAATCAAATTATAA
- the tuf gene encoding elongation factor Tu, with translation MAKERFERTKPHVNIGTIGHVDHGKTTLTAAITTVLNKRFGSGQVMSYDNIDKAPEERERGITISTSHVEYETDNRHYAHVDCPGHADYVKNMITGAAQMDGAILVVSSADGPMPQTREHILLSRQVGVPYIVVFLNKADMVDDEELLELVEMEVRELLSEYEFPGDDTPIVIGSALKALEDPDSEWGDKIVELMQACDEYIPEPERPVDQPFLMPVEDVFSITGRGTVATGRVERGIVKVQDEVEIVGLTEESRKIVVTGVEMFRKLLDQAQAGDNIGVLLRGVQREDIERGQVLAKPGSIKPHTKFTSEIYVLTKEEGGRHTPFFNGYRPQFYFRTTDVTGVIELGEGVEMVMPGDNITMEIDLITPIAIEEGLRFAIREGGRTVGAGVVASIIE, from the coding sequence ATGGCAAAGGAAAGATTTGAAAGAACAAAACCCCACGTAAATATAGGGACAATAGGTCACGTAGACCATGGTAAAACAACATTAACAGCAGCGATTACTACAGTATTAAACAAAAGATTTGGATCAGGACAAGTTATGAGCTATGACAACATTGATAAAGCACCAGAAGAGAGAGAAAGAGGAATTACCATTTCCACATCTCACGTAGAGTACGAAACAGACAATCGTCACTATGCTCACGTAGACTGCCCAGGTCATGCTGACTACGTTAAAAACATGATCACTGGAGCAGCCCAAATGGATGGAGCAATCCTAGTAGTATCCTCAGCAGATGGTCCAATGCCACAAACAAGAGAACATATCCTACTATCCAGACAAGTAGGGGTACCATATATCGTAGTATTCTTAAACAAAGCAGACATGGTAGATGACGAAGAATTATTAGAATTGGTTGAAATGGAAGTAAGAGAATTACTAAGCGAATATGAATTCCCAGGAGATGACACACCAATCGTAATTGGATCTGCTTTAAAAGCATTAGAAGATCCAGATAGCGAGTGGGGAGACAAAATCGTAGAGTTAATGCAAGCATGTGATGAGTACATTCCAGAGCCAGAAAGACCAGTAGACCAACCTTTCTTGATGCCAGTAGAGGACGTATTCTCTATCACAGGTAGAGGAACAGTAGCTACAGGAAGAGTAGAAAGAGGAATCGTAAAAGTACAAGACGAAGTAGAAATCGTAGGCTTAACAGAAGAGTCCAGAAAGATCGTAGTAACTGGAGTAGAAATGTTTAGAAAACTACTAGACCAAGCCCAAGCGGGAGATAATATCGGAGTACTTTTAAGAGGGGTACAAAGAGAAGATATTGAAAGAGGTCAAGTATTAGCAAAGCCAGGATCTATCAAGCCTCATACAAAATTCACATCTGAGATTTACGTATTGACTAAAGAAGAGGGTGGAAGACATACTCCATTCTTTAATGGATACAGACCACAATTCTACTTTAGAACAACAGACGTAACCGGAGTAATTGAATTAGGAGAAGGTGTAGAAATGGTAATGCCAGGAGATAACATTACTATGGAAATCGACCTAATCACTCCTATAGCTATTGAAGAAGGATTAAGATTTGCTATTCGTGAAGGTGGAAGAACAGTAGGAGCAGGTGTTGTTGCTTCTATTATTGAGTAA